The Chelmon rostratus isolate fCheRos1 chromosome 9, fCheRos1.pri, whole genome shotgun sequence sequence CTCAGTGCGTACACACAGCGGTAAGTGAGTCCTGACTGCACTCATTATGAATGAACTGTCAGTGAgactgatgatgctgttgtcaACACATGAAAGTGATAATGTCTTCATTTGGTCCAAAGAGAAAGGCCTCTGAGAAACATGCTCGTTTAAATGACAGTCATTTGTCAAAGTGGTATGTCTCCTACCAAGATAACCAGATTTAAACATAATAAAGGCTGTCTGACTCCATATCTGCACAGCAATGACTAAAAATATTTGCCTTTTGAGCACTGAACATAATAGCACTAATGGCCAGGATACAGGTGCTCTGGTTAAAAGCAGTCCTCACACGTCAGAGACaggggaaataaaaatattatgtTTACTATAATTACAGCTCCTGAATGGGCCAAAAGAACACACTGCTGTTATCGTTACCCAGAGCAGCCGTTCTAAAATATCACATTAAATGTGTCGTCCGACTCAGGAAGTGAACCAAAGAACGAAAATAAACTTGACCTTACTTAACTGATCTGTCAGTACAACATCTGAGACTCCTATTAATGCTAAGAACACAGTTTGATGTAATGAAGCAAAAAGAGTCAAATGTTATGAtaatcttttattattattttgctctgaaaaaaatcacagaaaaaacaatcaCTTCAAAACTGCAGGACAGGATTTGAAAGGGTGGAACActtttaattcacattttttttttgcttgacaGCTGAACATGGATCTGAGGGAGTTTCTCCGATAATGGTGGTAAGACAACACGACAGGACAACAATTTCATACCCAATTCTTGCTACAGTGCATTACATATTTGACTCCCTTTTAAAGGTTTCGTAACAATACAGACGCTGAGTGCACAGTTTTTATGTTGCCTTCAATCAATGGCTAGACAGTGAAATGTATCATGATGACAGACGCTGATGTGTCATTGTAATGCTGAGGCAGAACACTAAACCTAAAGATCCCCAAACCTGCAGGCTAAACTTGGGTGCGGGGAGTCCAAGAGAGGTGCTTGCCCCTGCCTCATTACCACAGTTGATGCGCCTTTGAGCAAGGCCATGAAGCCACAAACTTCTACAGTGGAGCTGCTTCATCTGACTGGTCGTGTtgggcagcttccaggtgtgaatgtgtgcgtctgtgtgagtgtgcgcagGGCGCTCCTGAAAAACCTCTACATGAAGCTCCCCTGAAGAATTAAAAAGCAATCTTGTCTATTCAGtgatcaattaattaatcacaGTGCTATTGATCATCTACTGAGCACCAAAATCTAAAGCCAGAAATCAGATATTTATGCTTCATATCTCATTTCATGAAATATTTGCTATCTCAAGGAGCTTCtgcattatttgtttttctgtttcataaataaatatatcgTCCAATAAGGAATATAAAAACAACTGTAACATCATTACTTTATAAACTGTTGAAGGTGGTTAAAATCTCTATAAATACAGTTagcttaaataaataaattaaaattataaaTATTCCGTTTACTGTACACAAAAAAAGGAGATGGACTTGTgcaggaaaatacaaaatgctgtctgttgagaaaaaaaaaatccaggttGAGCTGTCGGTGTTAAAAATCTTATGTCGTTCAGTTCAGTCTGGAACCTCTTTTCACACAGTCCAGAAGCAGCACAGAGTCTAGACATGTCCCCTCTCCTTCTCGTCCCTTCGCGCTCCTCACGTCACCAGTCCATCCTCGGGGCGTTAGTATTCCAGTTTCAGGCGGGCCGTCTTCTTCCGAGGCCTTCAGGAATATGTTCAGCTGCCCGTTCATTTTTTCATCTGAACGTCAGGCAGAGGATCAGGCAGACAACAACCTCTGTTCCCTTCTTCATGTAGGATCCTTTTTCCCTCCAGGACCTCCTTTGGCGGTTCacttctctttttctattttgaGGTAGAATTTCCGCATCTTTGCCTAAcacgaaaagaaaaaagaggccATGAGCAAAATCTTATTTCATCCAGGCaacaaagcagaaagaaaaatagagacGTTTGTCAGTGTATGTGGTTGTGGCCCTGTTCCTCTCCACTcacctctctttgtctcttcagtGGTTGGACGCTAACCCTAGTTTGACCTTCTCTTCATTCTCTACATCATACGCTCCCCGCTTGTGAAACCTgtaataaacaaaagaaaaggagcTTGTTCAGACTATTTGCTGCGTCTTGTCTTTGACAAGTATCGGCTAAGCCTCAAGTAAAGccctttatctgtgtgtgtacggTTGCGTGTTTGTGCGGTGAATCTGCGAGTCTTCTCCTCACCTGAGCAACAGCAGGAGGCCTATGATGACGAGGCAGACGGATGACAGCACCACCGCCACCACGGCCAGTGCTGTGGTCCGGTTGTAGCCCTCCTGGGGCTTCTCCAGGGGCAGCGTGAAAAACTGACACCTTTCACCAGAGTAACTCGGGTGGCACCTGcagacaggacagagacagagtcgGTGAATGAGAGGTTAATAATTCAGTGgctctgcagtggtggaagataGATGTAGAGCTCATACTTACACACAGGATGGGGAGCGGGCGTCCCTCACGTACAGGCAGGTGCCGTGAATGCAGAAATCCTTGTACTTCCTCAGGCATGGATTCCTCTTCTTTCCCTTGCCtttccccttcttcctcccctttcctctccttctctttccctcaGTGCTTTCCGCCTCCAGGATGGCAGACGGGTCTTTCGGTTTGCTTGACATGGCAACTAAACCAAgaccagaacaaaaaaaaagaggggaaaaaacacaacattacatTCAGTCATCTTTATTAGGGAAGCAAGTAAAAACCGAACCAGGAATTTGAGAAAATTGACAAACTTGATTGCCTTACCTTGCGGCAGATCCATGTCATAGTCTCCAGACATGCCATCTTCATATTCGTCTTGATAATACTCATCATcgtactcctcctcctcctcctcttgcccATACGCCACTGTTGTCGCACCCACGCttccactctcctcctctgccctcttGTCTTTGGTTGTGTCCAAAAGCTTGAAAACAGCTCTGTGCCGCTGCCTGTCGCTCTCATACCTGTCAACTGCAGCACCGCTGGCCATTCTGGACACCACTGGAGGAGAGAATAAGAGGGTTTGAAATGTTAGCAATGCATGTAAGTACATGCAGGCTTGGTTTGATACAGTCTTTCGCTAAAAGTCTTCCTCTAGGGGACAATTAATGCAAACAGGTTAGTGTGCCAGGGTGGGCAGGACCTCTGAGGGCAAGTTGAAACATGTTGTGCACAAGGAGGCTCCAGGCCAGATTTTTGGCTTTCAGTTCAATCACACTGGTCCCTTTTAGGAAGTGCAAAAGCTCAGATACAGAGCATGGTCCTTGGGGCTTGGTAGGTATTCACTGCCTTGCTCAGGAGCACTTCAGCAGAGTGGAAACTGAGCCAAAAGCACTACTTGAACTAACCTTCCTCAGAGGGACAGTTGGATTCGTGGGCATTGGAAGGGAAATAGAGTGTGAGGGGGGGCAGAAAGAAGTTGGCATatactctctctgtctcatgcacacacgcaaAATGCATGGACAGACCGTTAGCTAATGTCAGGCAAGAATATgagttaaaaataaatgtatccAGTTACATAAAGCATGCTCTAAAATAGAGAGATGACCCCATTAGCTCCTGAATAGACCTGGCATCATTAAAACCGTTGCCTTAAAGGTTATGAAGTTTACAAGACATGTTATTGGCTCGGCCACGCTCGAGCGGTTGACTCTAAAAGCCGAGGACAGACGGTGTCACACAGGTagaaatgtcaaacacagtAATCTAACTCCACAGAGGaagatcttatcttatcttacttaAGTTATGAAACTCACCCAAGGCGTGAACCAGCAGGAGCACAACACCGAAGATCCTCATGATGCTTTTTCTGCCAGTGATCTTCggggaaaaagtgaaaaatatatatgagGATCGAGTATTCCTTCCACTTGTTCCGGATCTAAATATTCCTTCGCTTcgttcctttctttctctcctgattttttttctcggtgtgtttctgtggattaATTCCGCTTGTTTGCGACCTCTTCGTGCGCCTTCAGAGGGCTGGTGCGTTACGGTCAGAGGGGAGCGCAGAGAGAGCGTACGCACAGAGGCACGGCTGTATTTATGGAGCTCTGCACCTCACCACGCCTACAGAGGCCGTACAGCAACAGTGTGagacaagacacacacagattgtgTGAAGCGTGCACTGGTGTTGGAGAGATGTTGGTACGTGACACATGAATGGATTATTAATCACTGTGCTGGAGAGCGACAGTACTGGGCCATTTTGCCTTTAAATTAGTGTTAGGCATTACTAAGGTATTAATATTTTAGTAGATGGGATTATTAAATGAACTCTAGTGCATCCTGTGGAAGTTGTTGGGAATTTATTCTTTGATTGTTTTCTACGGATAGACAAATGGATTTAATGTAACTTTTCATCTCATGTTCTTCTTATACCTGAAGTGCTATTGTCTTTTAAAACACTCTAATTTCTTTCTAATACATGGTCATGTCacatgaaacaagaaaaaaatggattGTAAGAAACAAAATACcataaaggaaataaaatagaatggataaagaaataaattgttaaaaaaaaaagtgaaatctgCGCCTTTTAACTTTAAGTTTGGCTCTAATTTTTTTTTCGCCCATTCACTCACACTTGCATGGTGGCTCAAGAGATTCAGTGTTGTTTGATCTAGATGAGTCCAGTGATTTAACATATACAAACAAATATGAGTGCAAAGTAGGCTCAGGCAAAGCACAATCACAAGAAGGATGCTGAAAAACGGAAGCCTAACACAACCAACAACAGCGAAAAGAATAATAACGACACCATTTCACTGACCAGGTGAATTTCTCAAGGCTAAAAATAACACACGCATCTTGGAAGAGTTTCCAGGCGCAAATATCGCAGTTTATTTGCGCCACCATGTGGTCGACGTGGGAACTACATCATACCTTTCCGGCAGCCGGAGCTCTGCAGCTGTAATCTTTTTCACTGGGGCAGTATCGGCACAATAAGAAGCATGAAGTAgcactattattatttttctgatgTTATATTTAGAAGAGacagtggaataaaaacaaTAGTCAGCTTTACCTTACTGCTATCAAGTCACTTTAAAGGAAGCATGTCATGAAAACCTTTTACTTGTCATATGCAGTTACTGTGGATATCCTCATTTCAGGttttacaaaacacatcatAACAAATGCCCGTATTCAAATGTTCAGTGTGGAATCAGTTTTTTTGCACAAATGACtatcaatgcaaacacacaaggTAACGTGTGGGGTCAGTCAAAAAGCAACATGTGACAATGACACCATGCTGCAATGCAACTACAAAACATAACATAATATGTAATAATAGCCTGGGGGCCAatagaaacagctgcagttctgTCTCAAAGaatcgctgcagcacagaaactggaaacagctgcagctctgtcttaggagatggctgcagcacaggaactggagacagctaTAGCTCTtgcacaggagatggctgcagctctggtttaggaaacacctgctgctctggctAAGGGGAATGATGCAGCACCTGAAGTGGAAACAgttgcagctctggtttaggagatggctgcagatctggCACAAGAGGTGGCTGCAGCGCTGGCTTGGcagatggctgtagctctgactgaggaaacagctgcaaCTCCGGCTATGgggattgctgcagcacagcaactggaaacagctgaagCTTGAGCTCATGAGAtcgctgcagcagaggaactggaaacagcagcaactCTGACTtaagaaacagctgcagctctggttcaggggatcgcagcagcacaggaactggagacagctgcagctctggcgTAGGAGCTGGCTGCAGGTCCGACACAGGAGATGGCCACAGCTCTGGTTTAGGGGATGGCTGTGGCTCTGGCACAagaaatggctgcagctctggcacaagagatggttgcagctctgtcttaggAGATGGCTGTAGGTCTGGCATaggagatggctgtagctctgactgaggaaacagctgcagctatGGCATAGGGGTTGGCTGCTGCGCTGGCACAGGAAACGGCTGCAGTTtgggctcaggagatggctgcagctcttgcttcAGAGATGGCTTCAGTTGTGGCttcggagatggctgcagctctggcacaggagatggctgcagcacaggaactggaaacagctgcagctctggcacagtagatagctgcagctctggctttggagatggctgcagcacaggaactggaaacagctgcagctctggcacaggagatagctgcagcactggctgaagagatggctgcagctctggtttaggggttggctgctgctctggcatagaaaacagctgcagctctggctcaggagatcgctgcagcacaggaaccggaaacagctgctgctctggctttggagatggcttcagctttggctcaggagatggctgcagcccTGGCTTTGGAGattgcagcagcacaggaactggaaacagctgcagctctgttacaggagacagctgcagctctggctgaagcgatggctgcagcacaggaactggagacagctaCAGCTCTGGTGTaggagatggctgtagctctggcaTAGGCATAGCTGTAGCTCCGACTGgagaacagctgctgctctggcacaggaaatagctgcagctctggctcaggagatcgctgcagcaacaggaactggaagaggagctgcagctctggctgcaATAGCttcggagatggctgcagctctggcttcagagatggctgcagctctggcacaggagatggctgAATTTCTAGCTTCGGAGATAGCTGTTGCTGAAGCTCTTGCAttggagatggctgcagctgtgtcttTGGAAACAACTAGAGCTCTGGCTCAGGGGATCGCTGCcgcacaggaactggagacaggTGCAGCTCTGGCGTGGGAGATGGCTCTGCACAGGGGATGGCTGTAGTACTGGCACACTGTatctttctgctctgttgtctgGACTCCCCTTCTCTGTAGGACAAATGACAGACAAGGTGCAACAACAGTTAATAACCTCATCAAAATGGTGTCAAAATAAGAACTATTGATCAGTATAGAAATTCTCATAATAACATACAACCTGGTCACATTGGgactcctctgctttttctcaaAGACAAATTGCAAAGAAGTGACAGTAACAGTTAGTATCTtgagaagaacagaagaaatgtTGGTAGTGCATGgtgtctcctctgctcttgtCTCTTGTCATCTGGTTATTTCAAGACAAATAGCAGATAAGGGAAGGTAACAGTCAATACATTAGTtacctttgtttttgtctttgatgatgcCTGGTTACTGGATTACTTTACAGCTTACATGTTTTCATTGACTGGTGAAAATCTTAAAGTATTACCAATTCATGGCTTTATTGCTCCATAGTATGGTATTAAGAAGGGGCTACTCCACCAGAAACACTTTCAGATTGATTGTAAAGGACGGCTTACCACTTGTTCACTCTTAATGATGTTTCCAAGCAGAGTCCACCTTCATGTAAATCTTTGAACAGCCaagtcttttcctctctgtccactGCTGGCTGGTCTGGTTTGCTGGGAGAGAAGTTTAGGAGGGGTTCAGGTCTTCACTGCCCTCTGTCTTGCTGTTATTGTCTTCTCTTGCTTGTTCTATCAGCCTGTTCTTTCTTGTCGACCTGCCTGTCTTTTGTGGTTTAGCACATTGTCGGGTCTGATGCTGTTCGTGCAACTCCTCATTTCTGTCATACACTGACATCTGAGTTTTTGATGCTAGTGCCAGTCATGAAATCacatttcatgtatttctaGCTCAAGAAAATACATTCAACATTATTCAAAGGAATCCATTTTGACAGCTAATGCTGTATGAGGCTGCTGGTGCCTGTCCCAACACACAAGGGGTAGTTGGTGTGGTAAACCCTGGACAACAGGGCACAGATAGGTCACAGTTCATCTTGTATGGGTAAAATAAAATTGTCTTCTGTCAAGCGAGCTCTTAAATCAAGACTCCTTCATAGCTCCCTTGTAGGTCCCACTATGTCGGACACACAGGccagcacaaagaaataaagaaaggtgcATGATGCACCAGTGCAAGACGCACCAAAACCACTGACCTGTGGACCACGACAAACTATATACAGATATATACAGATGTACAGTATTGACCCCTCAGCCAACCATATTCTTCGTATGGGGCAGTAAATATACATGGGCCTCGGTGCAAGACGCTACCAGAGGTGGTCACTAGTCCTGCCAGACGCAAAGACCAGCTCTCAGGGGTCACTATAATCCAGCAGGTTAACATGTCCGATGATCAGTTCCTCAAGGAACCAAAAGCTGCACCAAAGCAAATGACCATCACAGTCTCAAATGTTTCTTTGGTGCAGACTGGCTGCTgcagtcttcctctgcagccttCCTCTTCCCCTGACCTGGAGTCACTGAATATCTTGCAGACTGTTGAAAAAATTGACAGAGGACTGACATGAGTAGGTGGCCGTCTGTGCTGTAGTCCGTCACTCTCCAGCGGTTGGTCAGCTCTGTGCTTTCATTGCGGTACATACTGGAGATGACTCTGGTGCTTCACCAGAGTCATCTCCAGTATGTACCGCAAAAACCAGAGTGCTTCACCAGAGTCATCTCCAGTATGTACCGCAATGTGCCATCAAACTCCATCCTGAAGACCCTGTTTCTTGGGTCAGCCTTCAAGGCTCCCAGTTCTGCCTGCTCAGGGAGAACTCGGGTCAGTATGTTTGGGCAAGAAGAgctggaggctgcaggaggCACCATCACACCTGCCAGGAGTTGGCGTGGTGTTCTCTCTAGACCTCTCAATGGGTATGCCAAAGGGTGTGGCTACCCGGACTGAAACCCGTGAAGTTAATCAAAGGGAAGTCCTTTGAGCCTGTGACAAGGTTGTGGTACAGGCCAAGGATGGGCACTTTCATAGATTCCACGTTAATGATGTTCAGAGGACGGTTCCTCAAGTTTGTAACAACCATCTCGAGGACTGGTCCCGGCATTGGCATCTTATCTAAAGGGAAAGAATCACATGATCGGACTATTTAAAGCCTGGATTAAAATGTCAAGTTAGCTGTGCATTTATGTCttttaaacacagtttacaCCACACAGGACTATTTGTGAAGAATCATGTTTACATGTTAGATTATTCATGTGGTTCAAACAATAATGTGAAATTTGGTTTCTATTAGAGATATTAAAAGTAgaagcaaaaaacacaacatgacatTAAACTGCACTGAATCCCATCCAAGTCTGTTAATTAGCATTTTGTACACACTAAGCTCTTGGTACAAATACAGATACTTTCCTATGTTACTCATCAGCAgcatttgaattaaaaacataaGTAGcaaaatgtatatttctgttAGCTGACTTTCCTGGACACCTCTGGGTGATTCATGTCTAAGCCCCTACGTTAACGCAGGCTGAGACTGCAGGGTATGCCACAttgtgtcacattttttcattttattatgtttattgtaCATCTTTCTGTGACTTACGGACACCGAATGGCAGTATGAGCGGTTTCGGTGACCAACAAGGTCGCATTTGGTCACATTTACTGACATTAGTCTAATTTTACGCATTCACATTCAGGCACTTGCGCCTCTGAATAGGTTCCTATCGAGAAATAAACCCCGAggggatgacatagaagcccgacgcgaagcACGCTTAGAACACGGattactactaaagcattcaataatatGACACAAAATGGtgattaaacatattttattgatttaaaataagcctactctcgtctgtcaccgctctcactgcgcagcggctctgaaagtaaacaggtacgttgcgtagcaaccgcctctcactgtgtgcaggaaaacttatttctttacagttattcagtcatgtcaaatgtgaaatcatgtttaatgtggagaagtgacgggaaatcccagacctgagagagacgtggctggagacagagtttgatttaccgctattattttgTTCtaatggataaaagtcctgcagcagctggtttctgcgttcagcgtcatacattaaaacatctgtctgtctgtctgtctgtcaatccTGCAATTCATACCAGCACAttaaatattcaacatttatctcagtatttctttcatttattcaatGCGAACAGATGACCATCTATATcggggattaataaagtcttatcttatcttatcttatcttattgttATCATTTAGTTTGAGGTTTAAGATTTTCAATTAAAGCCTGATTAGCTTTCAAACACCCTgagaaatgattcattttagTCATTATTCAGGCAAAAACGTCAAATTTTTACTGGTCTAGATTCATAAATGTGcgaatctgctgcttttctccgtcatactgtacatgtaacCAGAGCACATTCTGGGGGTTTTGtcgggaaacaaacaaagaattTGAGAATTTGTGATGGCcaatttttcattcatattttaagtGAACAGACTAAATTATTACCtaaccaaaaaggaaaaaaaaaggcatattACTTGATGACGATATAATAGCTACTGGAAGCTCCAGACCTTCACcgtttcttatatttcttaattaattgattatttgtgtgtttatgaaatgcaagaaaataacaagaaatgCCCTTCATATTTTTCCAGAGCCgtcttcaaatgttttcttttgtccaaTCACCAAATCActacaacccaaagatattcagcttACAAAAATAGAAACGGAGGAAATCCTGACATTTTCCTACTCCTCCACTACTATTCCTCTtcttcaagtcaagtcaaacgTCGTTACAAGGTAGCATGAGTTCATCTTCAGGCCGCTGTTTCTCTAAAAGAGAAAATTACacgagaaagagaaacagagcgaCGTGCCAGCGACCCAAACGCtcactaataaataaatgtctctgaattatttcatatttctacAGTCCGTCATCtacttttgtttatttctgtactTCTTAATGTCTGCTCAAACAGAAAGTCTTTAATCATAGTAATGATTATAATGATGAGAATTAATCGATTTGTCAGTCGACAGAAAAATGATACAAATGATGACAAATAATTGTTTTGATAGGTCTTCAAGGCAAATATCAAGAgtttctctgtttctatttttgtaaatCGAATAGCTTCGGGTATGACtggacaaaagaaaatatttgaacATGGCTCTGGGAAATTTCATGGgcctttttttctattttctagaATTTTGTAAACCACACAAATAATCAATCAACAAAATGATCGGCAGATTAATTTCTAATTAAAATAGCCCGACTAATAACAtaagacgaaaaaaaaaaaaaaacatttactgcacatttcatttgccaacgtttaattaaaacaataaacaaataaacaaattataCGAaggcaaaatgtgaaaatgacgTGTGTACTCGAACGGTGTAACTATTACTCACCATCAATTAATCTCCAATTTTTCCCTCAATAAGTTAATTATTGATAGTCTCTCTACTcaataaaagtggaaaaagtgCTGCCACAAATTCTCAGAGCTCAGTGGGACATTTTcaaattctttgtgttttttgcgACAAAAGCCCAAACGTGTTCAggtcacatgtacagtatgacggagaaaagcagcagactgTAAGTTTTAAACATGTACATTCACCACTCGCtgtcactcaaaacacacattgtACATTTCTTAGTATACATTGTTTAGATTTTTGCACTATTTAACTTATTAATTGTTttgcgtgttttttttttttttttttaccgtgcAAGTAGATTCggtgcaatgtttaaaccgaAGTCAAAgtccttgtatgtgcacatactgggccaataaagccaattctgattAAATCTCAAACTAAACAAAATCTAAACATTATACTTTAAATATGAATTGCCAAATgtttaaataagaaataaatacatagaaaaaTGAACTTCATGTTTGATATTTAGTGTGTTGGTACACTTGAAGCCACATTACTGACATGTGAGTGGAGGTCATGATGATGACATGACTTATGAGCTCTTCCTATAAAACCAGAGGCCACAGCTCTAGTTTCTCTGCGAAGCTGAGCTCATTCAGAGGTCTCTACAACAGTCAACAtatagaaataaacattttgctaCAAGCCACTTGTGTTTTAATTCAAATGCAGCTGATGAATAACTTCGGAAACCATCTGtaacattttattacaaaattGAGTATAAAATAATAACTTTGAGCTGCCATTCCTGTATGAAAcatgctatacaaataaagttgattattattattattattattattattattattattattattattattaaaagatgcatttgtcatttaaatggTATTTTATTTGTACCAGGAGCAACAGCACAGCTTTTTGCTTGAAATTCTGAACTGTTTTTCCACCTTATTGGTCATTCGTCCTTCAGAGGAGTCCAGACAAGTGGAGAGCAGTATAAAGCATGCACTGTGAAGCCGCTCATTCAAAAAGgtaaatatacatttatttcatgctgtTATCAGAGTTCAGATATTGATGAATACCCCATTTGTTGGGTTGACGAGTTTCATAGCTGTTATTCACCTCGTCTGTCTTTATCCATTTCCAGATGTCCCCCTCATTCACTGCAGCAGGACCATCAACGACAGTTTACCGATGATCGGTGTTACAGCTACATTTGTCATGTGTGCTAGTTATATTGCATTATGGTCtcattgtcacattttgctttttgacTAATAAACTAATGTTAACAGGAcaagttacagtgtgtgtttgtattgatagtcatatgtaaaaaaaatcacactgatTTCACACTGAACATTTCAACCAGGGTATTTGTTATGATGGGTTATATAGAACTTGGCATCAGCTTGCATTGATGACCAGGGCAGCACTTTACTGGGCATTGCATTGCAGCATAAGTTGAGCTATAATATATCATGGCATAGTGTCCTATAATGTGCGATCTCATGGCATATTTAATGCGCTATGAAAAATATCATGATAAAGTACATGTTCTGAAAAGGCATACGAGTTACGGTTAATTGTTAAAATAACCAAGTGGCAAAGTCTGTTTTTTTGCCAATCAAGCAAATGCAATAGACAACAGGTCAAAGTACTTCACCACACTGATGCAGCAAACATAGATAACATAGATGAACAATTTTTAGTTTGTGTCTGCCTcagaaagtgaaataaatgggTTAAAGCTAAATTCATTGATTTGTGGTCAATAGGGGGCAGAAGAAGTCTAAAACAAagtgagagacacacagag is a genomic window containing:
- the hbegfa gene encoding heparin-binding EGF-like growth factor a isoform X2 codes for the protein MRIFGVVLLLVHALVVSRMASGAAVDRYESDRQRHRAVFKLLDTTKDKRAEEESGSVGATTVAYGQEEEEEEYDDEYYQDEYEDGMSGDYDMDLPQVAMSSKPKDPSAILEAESTEGKRRRGKGRKKGKGKGKKRNPCLRKYKDFCIHGTCLYVRDARSPSCVCHPSYSGERCQFFTLPLEKPQEGYNRTTALAVVAVVLSSVCLVIIGLLLLLRFHKRGAYDVENEEKVKLGLASNH
- the hbegfa gene encoding heparin-binding EGF-like growth factor a isoform X1; translation: MRIFGVVLLLVHALVVSRMASGAAVDRYESDRQRHRAVFKLLDTTKDKRAEEESGSVGATTVAYGQEEEEEEYDDEYYQDEYEDGMSGDYDMDLPQVAMSSKPKDPSAILEAESTEGKRRRGKGRKKGKGKGKKRNPCLRKYKDFCIHGTCLYVRDARSPSCVCHPSYSGERCQFFTLPLEKPQEGYNRTTALAVVAVVLSSVCLVIIGLLLLLRQRCGNSTSK